gcatggcaatccatccaatagttgttgacgTATGGCACTCAAGACCACAAATCTCACCCTGCTGTTGGCGCCAGACGAGAAGCCCTCCTTGTGtgatacacagtattttttgtCATCGTTGATTTAAGATCCAATGTTCATGTCGGAATAAACAGgtaaatattttcttcaaatgtgAATTTGACAGAGATACAATGGTTCCAATGCCGAGTTAAATTCTTCaaatacaaagacaacaagACTGTCTGAAAAGTATTTGTTTCAGCCATGGAGTCTGAGCAACAGATGTTTTCATACTGTTACTGTGTCTccaaaagggaaaaataaaaatgtttattatcaGCCTTTGCAGCTGTTTGGAAAAACAatctcattttcacacatggtCTGATATTTATGAAATTATTCAATCAGAGTTTGGATTGACTGTCAGACACTCCAGGACCCTGAAACCAAACCAGCATGTGAAGCTTTGTATAAACCTCCAGTTCAAGGGGAACTTTccgaaaaaaaaatgttaattttctcAATCACACCCTTGCATTTTTgaatcataaaacatcacatataaacacataaatgaccATGGCGACATCTAACACAAGcgaaatccaaaaaaaaaaaaaaaaaaacaacctcattTTCTCATTGCGCAGCACCTTTTGAATTGTACAGTGGGTTTTGAATGGGTTTCATGGGATCGTGAAACTTGGAAACTTTGGTGTGCTGAGCCCACTCAGCACACCAAAGTAAAAAGGATAATTaccaaaaaaacagaatgtaaCAAAGTTTGTTCATGCAGTGTCAGCAGGTTGCAACATTCaaaactggaaataaaatgaCCAGAgctttcaaaaataaactttatgtaGTTTAATGTTGGTTTGTCCACGATGTAGGTCGTCCGCTGTCATCAACACACCCAAAACACTGGCTCTGtactttttccagtttttggAACCTATAAAGCAGTTCACACctaattatgtgtttttatgtcattgtatttcatctgttttgaaGGAATGCCACACATGTGACTTAATGAAGATCATTCCTGTGAGGGTGGGGTACActctggacaggtcgccagtcagtcacagggctgacatataaagacaaacaaccattcacactctcaggcaatttagagtcaccagAGTCTTTAGGTTGTGagaggaagccagagtaccTGGAGGAAACCCACTCAGACATGGGGAGAACATGCCAACTCCCCAGAGAAAGGATTCTGCTGGCCAgcaggttcaaacccagaaccttcttactgtgaggtgacagtgcgGCACGGTATACGATGTgatactttttattccttaaccATATTTTAGCCATGCTGAAGAATCCCAGAAGGATATTTCAAAggaccactttggtccagaccaactgctggatggattgccatgaaatcttgtgcagacattcatgtctcTCAGAGGATGATCCCTACTGACTCTCGTGATCCCTGGCTTTTCCTCTAGCTCCACCATGaggatgacttttttttttttgtggaatatTTTAACAACTATTGGAAAGATTGTCATTCAATATGGTGCACACATTCATGGTCCCTTCAGAAATAATTTTAATCACTTAGTGATTTCTAatcatcaagtcaaaattttaatttatccAGTACGTTGCTTCATGAACAAATAATTGCAAAAccaatgacattcccatcagtctcagctgtactttttgttttgtactaattagcagatgttacagatgttggtaacatgctaaactaagatggtgataCTCCTATCATTAATTGATTTGAAATCCTATCTTGCTATCTTTACCTACTGTTACTGGCACATTGATTTAGAAGTGCAAACACCTGCATCATAGGTGTCCAGTTACTAAAAGTTAATCTGCACCTTCAAGCAAATTAGAGTCAAGAACTTTTAGTGACCATGACACAGATAGTTGTTGTGTGGATCACTTTAGCTTCAAATATAAAGTCCAATTtgtaaaggtcaaaggtcatacaAATGAAGTGTATTGTATGCATATGCAAGTGTCTGGTGATTCTTTTGTGCAGTTTGCACATTATGcaactgtgtgtgcgtgtgtgtgtgtgtgtgtgtgtgtgtgtgtgtgagtgtgtcagtggGTGATAGAGGTGGGGGATTCCCGCAGCGACCCGTGTTAacggtgtgtatgtgtgtttgcgtgtgtgtgtctcccatccatcatcacacacacttccctccTTCAGCGCATTCGAAAATAGAACGGTGTGTGAACATGACCTCtcccacacataaacacacacacacacacacacacacacacacacacacacacactagtaaACACACCCATTACGATGCCATTGTGTCTTGGGTTCTTGTCCAGAAAGTGGgtgcgtgtttgtttgtgtttgtgtgtgacagtgtgtgtgtgtgtgtgcacacgtgtgtgtgtgtgcacacgtgtgtgtgtgtgtgtgtgtgtgtgtgtgtattatcaGAAGTTGTAAGGAAAAATGTCCCTCTTGCCatgtcctcccctctccctctctctctctttctctctctctctctctctctctctcttttctttctcgcCACAAAGTCTGGAGTCACTGCCAAATTTCCTTTGTGGCAAAGGTGTGGTGCCACGAcactgtcacatacacacacacgcacacacacacacacacacacacacacacacacacacacacacacacacacacacacacacacacacacacacgcacgcacacacacacacacacacacacacacacacacacacactccctcttgTTTTGATGTAACATCCACACAGTGGATGGGACATGAAGTGATAATGAACTCTGTGGTGTCCTGATATAAGAACATAACAGATGAGGGGAAAGTGAAGAACACTTCAGGCCATCTACTGCTTCCTCTGCTCagtttttggagggaaatatctcaacaactattcgATGGGTTGCCATGGAATCTTTTGCAGATTCAtggtccacagaggatgaaaCCTGATGCCATGACTTTACAGATGCTACCATACTGGCATGCTAAGCTAGCATGCTACCGCCATCCAGTGTAATAGTGTTTGGCTGACAGCACTGACAGCAGCCTCACAGGAGAGATGCTCCACAGTGTGCGGGGCAGGTGAACTGAAATGACACAGGAGAGTGAATGATATATTTCTCATATGTTTAGGTGTATTGAAGACATTTATAAGAAATGAACctaaaaacaagcacacacaaattAGAATCCCAAAGATGAACAGAAGAGCCAACTCTTTGTTGACTAGGAAAATCCTGATTTGGGGACGGCTCTACTGGGGCTGAGGCTGGAAGGtgacttagcttagcacaatCACTGGAAGCAATTAGcctgtttctttctgttgtaTCTTTTTGGTTTGAGccatagaaaaacagaaatgtgaaaatgatgtggTTTCAGGTCAAATTTCATACTGGTGGGCGGATGGCTACAGCGCAGGATGCAGGTACGGTTAGTGGGCATTGGTTTTGGAATTTactaaactttttttgtgtttttgtttgtttgtttgtttgtttgttgttcagcAAGAATTTTTGACCACACAAGTCCCCCGAAAGCCTCAAATGTTGTCAGAGTGATATAAATCCTCTTAATtcactgacagaaagaaaatagatATTTAAGTTTCCCAAAAttttgaactattcctttaaaagttTTGCTCCACTGAGATGGAACAGACTTCAACAGAACCTGAAATTGGATTCTTTGGctaatttaaaattttaaaatgattccaCAGCTCCATATATCTGTAGGCTACCTGCAATGATCAGATCTCAGTGAGTGTAGATTTTCAAGGATAACTAGGTTATTTTTCCCATATTGTTGTATTGAAAAGTATGtattgcttttatcattttaccATATTCAAACTTTTAATTCAGTTGcaagtttttcacttttttcagtgtgtgcttttttaaaaaaaaatccctttaatTGCCACACAGAGAATCCATGCAGAACAGAGTAAAACACTATCACTGGCTACGCTACATAAAGAAAACTTGAATATATGAATCCAACTATTCTACAAACTGTAACGTCAAAGTGAAATTAGAACAAAATCCAGGACAAATTTCAAACTTTCAGATCCACAACTATTGCACTTCTTTATACCTGATGATTTTACAATAGTTCCTCTATACAATAAGAGAATATAATATGTGCTGACACTTCAGGGGCACATGGGTTCATATCAGCTCAAAACGGAGCTATAAGTAGGTGCTTGAGACTCAATTTAAACAATgacataaagacataaagatGTAGCagatacgcacacacacacacacacacacacacacacacacacacacacacacacacacacacacacacacacacacacacacacacacagggagccTGGGACAGCAGTGGTAAGTGGGAGTAGTTCCTGGTTGGTTGAGCAGGAGGCTCTGAGACGCCACAGCAGTCTCCCCTGGAGCTGGGCGTGGGGAGGAAAgtaagtgcgtgtgtgtatgtgtgagtgtgtgtgtgtgcagggggtAATTATATTGTGGTGGAGGaagggggttggggtggggggcatGTCcttggcagacagacaaacgcACCACATATAATATTCATGTTAAAACAACAGTTTCTCCTTCCAGATTCACTTCAGTAGCTGTGTTAAGAACTCAGGACTTTGTAGTAGACAGAAAAAGggttttatgtatttctatttctatttattatttaaattacagcaAAATATTTCATCTAATGATCTGCCAAAAATCCCATCATACTGTGTCCTCTGCCATCAGTTTTCCCACAGCTTAGAGTAGCTCATGAATGCAACGCTGTCATGTTTCTGATTTTCAGAACCTCTGAGCAGCACATGAACGCCCCACGTCTTAATGTGtcgactctttttttttcctcctgtacAATGAACAGGTAACTTTTCATGACAACAACATGACATGTGACACGACGTGTTCACTGAATCTGTATCCAACCGCAGTACACCTTCAGTATGTGATGCGGGACAGTGGTCAGGTATGTTAACtgatacattaaaaaacaacttacaACTCAACTGAattgttctttttctccttAGTTCATTCAAtctaataaaatgtcataaaattgtaaaagaaaaaaaaaaaaagaatcacaatTTCACAGAGTCAGTGTTGGACatctttgttatttgttttgtagaaTCCAAAAGTCAAAGATCTTCAGTTCACAGAGATATAAACcactgaaaagcagaaaagagtAAATTATGAAactcaattatcaaaattgttgctgatGAACTTTCTGTCACTCGaataattgatcaatcaacAAATCCTTCAATCACCACATGCAACCACTGCTACATTCTAGCTTACGGAGCATTTAAGTTCAGCTGAGTATCTTTTTTCAGCAACTGCCCCTTCTCCTCACCCAAACCACccccccatccatccatcaaccccccccctcccccaatgAGTTGTTGTTAAGTTCAGCCACTAATTGCTCTGGTTGGGACTGTGGTCGACTGTGTTACCGCTGTCCTAccctcaaatacacacacacacgcatacttatacacacacatacacacacacactgtaagccCACGCTAACACATATAGAAACACattctagtgtgtgtgtgtactcatgtTTCTTCTCTCATTAGTTGTCTATCTCTCATTTAAATGTCgtttcatgcatgtgtgttagagtatgtatttgtgcatttatatatgtgtgcatgtgtgtgtgcgtgtgtgtatgtgtgtgtgccttccTCTGTTTGCATGCTAGTGTGTCTCTAGTGTGTATATTCGcgcgtgtgagtgtgtatatgtgtgtgtgtgagaatctCCACTCTCAGTTGGGCAGAAACAATGGAACCTCTCTGATTACATCTCCCTGTACAGGCggacagggtgtgtgtgtgtgtgtgtgtgtgtgtgtgtgtgtgagtgcatgcgAAGCTTTAGGGGGGAGGAAAGGGTGGCGGTcgcagaggaggaaagagggagaggcaaCGTTTGgaccaacccccccaccccacccccctccctccctcctttgccctgtctcccacacacactcgttCCTTCCCCTCGCGCCCACCTGGCGTCTCATTGGTTAAATCCCCAGCTATATATttatctgattggtcagggcGGGGTATATATACACAGCGTGGGTTGGTTAAATCTGGCCACAAGTTTCAAAACTTTGAACCAGggcagacagatagagagacagtgAGTCGGACAGCCTGAGTGACGAAGGGGAATCAAGCTTTGGACAAACCACTGCACCGCACACTCCAAACAAGAACTGTTGtcttttagaaaaaagaaaagagtgaagaaaagaaagaggcagagtcATTGTGGATCATTTTCAGGGGGAATATCCTGCACCacaacttgtttgttttctctttctttctcttcttctctctcctctcagatcTCGATGCTTTGCTTTGGGATTTGTGCTTCAAATCCATCGAATTCCTCTTTTGATCTTTCTCTTTGTCGTCTGAAACACTTTGAGTTACAAATCTTTTCCAGAACTTTGCAACCCAACATACTGAGACAGACGTTTGCAGAATTTCACTTGGACTAAAAGTTGAGGCCGAGCCCGGTTCTGGAATGAATTTAACCGAGCCCAGCTTGTCTAGAGAGACTCTTCTGCATCCAAGCCGGGTGTCCCTCGGGGGCCCCTGGACGTCCAGAACCCCGAGTCCTGCTTCTGATTCCGAAATGGGTTTTGAGCAGACCCTCTCTGGGGATTGCAGTTCTCCCGATGTCCTCGGACCCGGGAGCATGAGGAGAGCAGAACCGAGGATTTCTCTGACACCCAGTTCAGGAGGACAGAGTCCGGACCTGACCCAGGCAGGAGGTGTGTCAGCTGACGGGAAGGCCGTGGCAGCTGAGCAGAGGATCCGAAGGCCCATGAATGCCTTCATGGTGTGGGCTAAAGATGAGAGGAAGCGACTGGCCCTGCAGAACCCTGACCTGCACAATGCTGTGCTCAGCAAGATGCTCGgtaagacaacaacaaaaacttaaGTCTCACCagggcaaaaaaacatctgaaactgtTTGAACTTCAAAGCTTTCTGACCAGACAGGTTAGGGTTAGCTGCTTTATATAGGTTTATCAGTAGAGACAATTGTGGGGATCACCAGACCCACctcaatacatttttcaaaaatctaTTTCATCATTGTTGAAGTGTGTAAACTACCACATCAGGGCAGAGTCTTCCAAAAGCATCTCAGATGATCTTTGATATATGGTCTAAGATCATCTTAGTCTTAAAATGGTTTTGGGTAACTTTGCCCTGAACACTTTTGATCAGCGTAACCAACATATCGAACAACACTTTTATTAAGTTACTTTCAAATATGTAATTGCAACCAAGTTTTTGAGCAGTTTTGCTTTGATCAGTGTTGCTCAGTGTGACAAACCCCACCCATCTGAGTCATTTATAGCCCCAGAGGCTCTAATATTACTAATAAAAACCATGCAGAGCATCAGATTAGAATTACCTTTCAAATGTCTGACAGCATACATAGTTATATTGCTACACAACATGTATATtacttattttgaaaaaactgttgaaaataatcaataatttagATATGACTTAAATTGATACACTTCCATAATGTTTAATACTTTTGTAATCAAACCCTAAATTTGAACAATTAGTTGCtaattctgtttgtttataGATTTACGGTTGATcaattttattatatattttatgatATATTACAAGTAAGTTACGGTAGAAGTTTTTAAGTGTTAACATCTTTACTGTATACTGCTGAAGCAGTAAATCGACATCTGTAAGAAATTATTGGCTGAACAATATCAGGACTGTTTCACATCATACATTTAAAGCAATGTGcgaaaattaaaataaaattttacacGTCCATCTCCacattaaaattatattttcaccATCAAACACTCCATTGAAAGGTGtgaaaattttttattttcctcagtgacaaagtggaagaaaaaaatccaaaaagtcTTTAGAAACTTCACTTCTCTACTGTCCATCCATGAGCTTATTACGTTCCAGACGGCAAAGTTTTATCAAACTATGGAGTCCACTTTAACCCGCATGAACCCAAGCAGCAAGCTGTTCGTCCAGCAACCGCCTTTAAACTGTGCCCGGccaatttatatatatatatgtatatatttatgagGAGCCAGCCGTATGGagtcaggggtcagaggttaCAGTGCATTGTTAATATTGTTCTAATGCTGTGTTATATTGGTAAATATGAAGCACCATAGACCATTTAGTTCATTTATTAAATTCCAAGAGTCAGTTTCTCAATAAAAATGAGCAATCAAATTATAATCATTTGACTAATGTTCAGTTAAACTAAACTGTTATGTATTGTAAATATGTtctaaacattttcatgttagAAAACAAAGGGTGCAGAAGATTACACAGCACATGTAGCAGCTTTTACTGGCCTCTGTTTCTGTTACTGTGGAGAGCaacattttgttcttgttgttatttcatcacacaatcacacaatgtGTCATATTTACACTGAGAACTGCTCAGGTctcactgtctgctgctggagctCATCTGCAACGTGAGCCGCTCTGTAACACAAAccataaagaaaaggaaaaatgactCTCAAATCTCCAGGCTGCTGGTGTCGACAACCAGAAGACGAACTGGGAATATAAGCACTTAAAGCAGTGACTGTGATGTTAACTACATCCACAAAATTAAGCTTTGTGGGACATCTTATAGGCTGAATTATCAGCAGTGTTTATTTCAGTAGTTTGAACACACAGATGTTGAGAAGTGTTTCcttactgtttctgttttaggCTTTACAGAGGACCCATCTCAAATCAGCATTTTAGCGGCCTCTCAGATCCTGATGCACAACCAGAGAGGATTGTTCTAGCTTTGACAGGGGTTCTACttgagctgaaacaattagtcaattaatcaagtAGTTGATCGACAGACAATATTGATAAtcagtgatttttttcactctttattttgaaggaaaacTGTTTGCATTTACCTGGTTCCTGCTCCTATAATGCAAATATTTGCAGGTTTTTTTGGTCCTCTATGACAGTAAACAGTTTGTTAGACATAAGTAATTTGAATATGTCAATGTTGCACTTaagaaaattcaaaattttaGTTGgctcaaaaaataaatgacattttataggctcaatgattacttgattaatcgagaaaataaccatcagattaatcaataatgacaatgGTTGTTCGTTATGCCTCTaacatttgatgatgatgatgatgatgaggactTTAATAATGATTGTCAGCGGGATTCATAGACTGCTTTTTTTGTGTACCTTCTTTCTTTGGTCAAGAACCTACGATAATGAATATAATGTACCTTGAACCTTTCAGGTCAGTCATGGAAGGCCCTGAGCGCCACAGACAAGCGACCATTTGTGGAGGAAGCAGAACGACTCCGTGTTCAGCACCTCCAGGATCATCCAAACTACAAGTACAGGCCTCGCCGAAAAAAGACCACCAAGAAACTCAAGCGGGTTGAGCCGGGGCTTCTGCTTCACAGCCTGGCCCAGGGTGGTGCACCAGGCCTTGGATTAGGTCCTGGCCTCAGCCCTTTGGGTGCAGAAAGTGTCTCCGGAGGTTCTGCATATGGACATCCAGGTGCTCACCACCATCACCCCCACCACCTGCTGCCCTCTCTGGGGCACTTCAGGGACCTCCAGGGTCCAGGACACCCAGAGCTGGAGAGCTATGGCCTGCCCACTCCAGAGATGTCCCCTCTGGATGTTCTGGAAGATGGAGCCGGGGAATCTGTGTTTTTCCCCCAACACATGCAAGAAGAGGTGGGGATGGGAGGTTGGAGCGGgtaccaccaccaccttcaccCTCATAACCAACATTATAGCCATCACTACAACAA
The genomic region above belongs to Seriola aureovittata isolate HTS-2021-v1 ecotype China chromosome 9, ASM2101889v1, whole genome shotgun sequence and contains:
- the sox18 gene encoding transcription factor Sox-8, yielding MNLTEPSLSRETLLHPSRVSLGGPWTSRTPSPASDSEMGFEQTLSGDCSSPDVLGPGSMRRAEPRISLTPSSGGQSPDLTQAGGVSADGKAVAAEQRIRRPMNAFMVWAKDERKRLALQNPDLHNAVLSKMLGQSWKALSATDKRPFVEEAERLRVQHLQDHPNYKYRPRRKKTTKKLKRVEPGLLLHSLAQGGAPGLGLGPGLSPLGAESVSGGSAYGHPGAHHHHPHHLLPSLGHFRDLQGPGHPELESYGLPTPEMSPLDVLEDGAGESVFFPQHMQEEVGMGGWSGYHHHLHPHNQHYSHHYNNHSHHNSIHGATHGQGSGMSVGASLSTSMSSSLSPGRSSRIDSRMSSVESNMNSSMSSVTSVLVNSVNSRLNPTHASSHHIALRSPVKCPPSLSTSPTPVSFAQPSISLSEPIKCHQTPLSTAPASYFSQMYGNSAPNATHFTPSHLGQLSPPPETSPSSCSSSIPSSTFLPPVHLDPSNPESSGHLGSSSAEFWSEVDRHEFDQYVNIGRNREEAFGLGGVCGGGSKVLGGRSSNSIGGSINSSVSSIINRDVSIMSGANGCDEGSSPLISALSDASSAVYYSACITG